Below is a window of Pseudomonas eucalypticola DNA.
ACCTTGCAGCCACAGGGTGGGTTGCGGGGAGTCGGCCATGGCGTCCAGGGCATTGCCCACCAGGTTGCCGAGAATCTGCTCCAGGCGGGTCTGGCCGATGGGCAGCTGCACGTCGCTGTATTCGCGGTGTACCTGCACGCCGAGGCCTTCGATGCGCGCGGCCAGCACTTGCAGGGTGGCGTCCACCGCCTGCGCCAGGGAGGCACGGCCACGGTCTTCGCCACGGCGGGCGAACGAGCGCAGGCTGGCGGTGATGCGGCCCATGCGGTCGATCAACTGGTTCATGGTCACCAGGTTGGTGCTGGCGATGTCCAGGGCGCCGCGCTCCAGAAAGCGCACCGTGTTACCCGACAGCGTACGAAGGGCCGCCAGCGGCTGGTTGAGTTCGTGGGCGATGCTGGTGGACATCTGGCCGATGGCCGCCAGCTTGCCGGCCTGCACCAGTTCGTCCTGGGCCCGGCGCAGGGTTTCCTCGGCCTGGCGGCGTTCGCGAATCTGGCTTTTGAGGCGGTCGTTGCTGGCCCGCAGGTTCTCCGTGCGTTCGGCGATGCGCCGCTCCAGCAGGCTGTTGGCTTCTTCCAGGGCTTCACGCGCGGCCAGACGAGTGGCGATGACCTTGCGGCGTTCATTCCAGGCAATCAGGAAAAAGGCTACCAGGCCGAAGGCCACTGCCACCAGTACGCCCTGGATCACGGCTTCGCGCCGCAGGTCTTGCAGCGGCGTGAGCAGCGTGAAATGCCAGGGGGTATCCTTCAATTCCCGGGTCTGGGCCAGGTAGCTGACTTCGCGCTGGCTGCCGGCCGCGGGGAAGCTCAGGCGCTCCACGCCGTCGGCCAGGGTTTCGCGTTCCAGTGGTTGCAGTTCGGTCAGCGAGAACCAGTAGTACTGCAGGCTGCGGGCCAGGCGCTCCTTGATCTCCGGGGTCAGTGGCCGCACCGATTTCAGTCGCCGGGCAGGGTCGCTGGAGAGGATGATGATGCCATTCTCGTCGCTGACGAAGGCTTCCAGGCGCGCTTTCTGCCAGCGCTCCTCCAATGATTCCATGCGCACTTTCACTACCGCCACGCCGACGATCTTGCCGTGTTCTTCCAGTCCGTGGGCCAGGTAGTAACCGGGCTCGCCGGTGGTGGTGCCAATGCCATAGAAGCGCCCATCCTGGCCGCGCACGGCGTCCTGGAAATAGGCACGGAAGGACAGGTCCTCGCCCAGGTAGCTGTTGGCGTCACGCCAGTTGCTGCTGGCCTGCACGCGGCCGGTGGTGTCCAGCACGTAAATGGCACTGCTGTGGCTGCGGCGGTTGAGGCCTTCCAGGTAGTCGTTGACGGCCTGGCGGTGGCCTTCGGCGTCGGGGTCGGCCAGCAGGGTCGAGACGCTGCCTTCCAGCTCCAACAGGCTGGGCAGGAAGGTGAATTTGTTGATCTCGCTCTCTACCGCGCGGCCGTTGAGCTCCAGCTGGCGCTCGCCGCTTTCGCTCAGGGCGCGAATGCCACTGTAAAGGCTGGCGCGGTAGCCGGCATAGCCCAGGCTCACGGTCAGCAGCAGGATCAGCGGGGGCAGGAACAGTTGGCGGATCAGACGGGGTTTCACGGCAAAGGCAGGCGAGGTCGCACGGGAATGATCAGGGGCGCATTTCATCACAGTGCCTTGGGGCCTGCCAGCGGCGAGTGGCGCGAAAGCCACCCGCCGCCAGGCTTTAGTGTTGCAGGATCTTGGCGAGGAAGTGCTGGGCCCGTTCCGAGCGGGCACTGACGTCACCGAAGAACTCTTCCTTGGGGCAGTCTTCGACGATCTGGCCCTTGTCCATGAAGATCACCCGGTTGGCGACCTTGCGGGCGAAGCCCATCTCGTGGGTGACGCACATCATGGTCATGCCTTCATGGGCCAATTGCACCATCACGTCGAGCACTTCGTTGACCATCTCCGGGTCCAGCGCCGAGGTCGGTTCGTCGAACAACATGACGATGGGGTCCATGGCCAGTGCGCGAGCGATGGCTACCCGTTGCTGCTGGCCGCCGGACAACTGGCCCGGGTGTTTGTGGGCGTGCGCCGATAGCCCCACCCGCTCCAGCAGTTTAAGGCCCTTGGCAGTGGCTTCTTCCTTGCTGCGGCCCAGCACCTTGATCTGGGCGATGGTCAGGTTCTCGGTAATGGTCAGGTGCGGAAACAGCTCGAAGTGCTGGAACACCATGCCCACCCGCGAGCGCAGCTTGGGCAAATGGGTCTTGGGGTCGGCGATGGAGGTGCCGTCGACCACGATGTCGCCTTTCTGGAACGGTTCCAGGGCGTTCACGCACTTGATCAAGGTGGACTTGCCCGAGCCCGACGGGCCGCACACCACCACCACTTCCCCTTTCTTGACTTCGGTGCTGCAGTCGGTCA
It encodes the following:
- a CDS encoding sensor histidine kinase, encoding MKCAPDHSRATSPAFAVKPRLIRQLFLPPLILLLTVSLGYAGYRASLYSGIRALSESGERQLELNGRAVESEINKFTFLPSLLELEGSVSTLLADPDAEGHRQAVNDYLEGLNRRSHSSAIYVLDTTGRVQASSNWRDANSYLGEDLSFRAYFQDAVRGQDGRFYGIGTTTGEPGYYLAHGLEEHGKIVGVAVVKVRMESLEERWQKARLEAFVSDENGIIILSSDPARRLKSVRPLTPEIKERLARSLQYYWFSLTELQPLERETLADGVERLSFPAAGSQREVSYLAQTRELKDTPWHFTLLTPLQDLRREAVIQGVLVAVAFGLVAFFLIAWNERRKVIATRLAAREALEEANSLLERRIAERTENLRASNDRLKSQIRERRQAEETLRRAQDELVQAGKLAAIGQMSTSIAHELNQPLAALRTLSGNTVRFLERGALDIASTNLVTMNQLIDRMGRITASLRSFARRGEDRGRASLAQAVDATLQVLAARIEGLGVQVHREYSDVQLPIGQTRLEQILGNLVGNALDAMADSPQPTLWLQGDRLDDGRYRLRVRDNGHGIDAQARAQLFEPFFTTKPGEQGLGLGLTLSASLAAAAGGSLGAEHPDEGGTAFVLTLPPLNPLPPTSPVEPS
- a CDS encoding amino acid ABC transporter ATP-binding protein, producing MISIKNINKWYGDFQVLTDCSTEVKKGEVVVVCGPSGSGKSTLIKCVNALEPFQKGDIVVDGTSIADPKTHLPKLRSRVGMVFQHFELFPHLTITENLTIAQIKVLGRSKEEATAKGLKLLERVGLSAHAHKHPGQLSGGQQQRVAIARALAMDPIVMLFDEPTSALDPEMVNEVLDVMVQLAHEGMTMMCVTHEMGFARKVANRVIFMDKGQIVEDCPKEEFFGDVSARSERAQHFLAKILQH